From a single Acidobacteriota bacterium genomic region:
- a CDS encoding cytochrome c3 family protein, producing the protein MLKQLCVLTFAILILINLPFTSAAPLKLKTDSNLNANSCIACHSTTFSPTELGNKYLEWHFSAHKDKGVSCDQCHGGNPKAMGKEKSHEGMLPAQELTSKINQWNQPETCGKCHRSTVKAFVESKHYQRLKSSETGPSCATCHGHMGASVIYSPSEIANLCASCHSTINGVSPTRLDISKRARSVMESLQRTDYLVSWANLLLMRAKERKQSVSAEQEEMKTINSAMKAALDEWHSFDLNSVGDRYDVIFDQARILKERLAKKN; encoded by the coding sequence ATGTTGAAACAACTCTGTGTTCTAACCTTTGCCATTTTAATTCTTATCAATTTACCCTTCACATCAGCCGCACCGCTTAAACTAAAAACCGATTCCAATTTGAATGCAAATTCCTGCATTGCCTGTCACTCAACGACCTTTTCGCCAACTGAATTGGGCAATAAATATCTGGAATGGCATTTTTCCGCCCATAAAGATAAAGGCGTCAGTTGCGACCAGTGTCACGGCGGCAACCCGAAGGCTATGGGAAAGGAAAAATCTCATGAAGGAATGCTTCCGGCGCAGGAATTAACCAGCAAAATCAATCAATGGAATCAACCTGAAACCTGTGGCAAATGCCACCGCTCAACGGTTAAGGCTTTTGTTGAGAGTAAACATTATCAGCGATTGAAATCCTCTGAAACCGGTCCCTCCTGCGCTACCTGTCACGGGCATATGGGGGCATCGGTAATCTACTCTCCGTCGGAAATCGCCAACCTGTGTGCCAGTTGCCATTCGACTATTAATGGAGTTTCGCCTACGCGACTTGATATTTCAAAGCGTGCCCGTTCGGTGATGGAATCTTTGCAACGAACCGATTACCTGGTCAGTTGGGCGAATTTATTACTGATGCGTGCCAAAGAGCGTAAACAATCGGTAAGTGCCGAGCAGGAGGAAATGAAAACCATTAATTCCGCAATGAAGGCGGCGCTTGATGAGTGGCATTCGTTTGATTTGAATAGTGTCGGAGACAGATATGATGTGATTTTCGATCAGGCGAGAATTTTGAAAGAGAGGCTGGCGAAAAAAAATTAA